The proteins below are encoded in one region of Ostrea edulis chromosome 3, xbOstEdul1.1, whole genome shotgun sequence:
- the LOC130052753 gene encoding mucin-2-like isoform X2 has protein sequence MYFYITCRMLFYVLVFLCFGKGAVANSYCAQVSSTLPVATMCSASSATGSYVVIDVMNSNERMGEDDRSCTCYLTPMTTKVDAYLYVLHQNAIQPGYNGCGSRVDIVVGSNTGSGVLRNTCYLGGSILLKNNTLSNITYVKEFPPYEDRYCVGLQSDDGGVQLQVQCFVPGEEIPFPTQPPTTLKPTTPFPTQPTTASPSTSATSPTRTEPTTAYPSIPASTSASTTQPTTASPSTSATSPTTIQPTTASSSTPASTFTTTTQPTSSPSTAATSPHTAELTTASTSTSASTSTKPIQTTSSSTSTTTTQPSTSLSTSNISTKSQSSTKSISTATTSSVSTDISTSQVPQTERITTTSPTTMSTTTVKQTKSTVPSNVMPSTSTPNSLSSTTTTTPSTSTTEIIMKATTSHSSTPSTTQLKPTTTSPPKLKSTTADTSTTIENQTTTEFRTVHPTTKSILSTDSEETITTLASSTQSSSETTSSTRSSSTSFSSTASSSTPTIEDETSSTFTKTSNTIPTTEIDGHTTENPSTTQSMASSASTMAIQETTSTHSPETTSQFAETTTTIELTTPMSSTKITPYTTDTTQPPSTTITTTAKPTETSSTTSTMISTISTTTSSPSATTGTVENMSSETSSSPDMTTTQSSSEGKPAQKTDNIPLSIVIPVAVGGVVLLIIIVAVLVCIRRQRNSGGYNTSA, from the exons ATGTACTTCTATATCACGTGCAGGATGTTATTTTATGTTCTCGTTTTCTTGTGCTTTGGAAAAG GTGCTGTTGCAAACTCGTATTGTGCGCAGGTTTCCTCAACACTTCCGG TTGCCACCATGTGCAGTGCATCTTCTGCCACGGGTAGTTATGTGGTGATCGATGTAATGAACTCTAATGAGAGGATGGGAGAGGACGATCGCTCATGCACGTGTTACCTTACTCCCATGACGACTAAAGTGGACGCCTATTTGTACGTTCTACATCAGAATGCTATACAACCGGGTTACAACGGATGCGGAAGTAGAGTGGACATTGTAGTAGGCAGCAATACCGGTTCTGGGGTGCTCCGGAATACTTGCTATCTGGGCGGATCTATTCTGCTTAAAAATAACACCCTAAGTAACATTACCTACGTAAAGGAATTTCCACCTTATGAGGATAGATACTGCGTTGGTTTGCAATCag ATGACGGTGGTGTGCAGCTTCAGGTACAGTGTTTTGTTCCGGGAGAAGAGATCCCCTTTCCAACACAACCACCAACTACACTGAAACCAACAACACCGTTTCCAACACAACCAACCACAGCATCTCCTTCAACATCAGCTACATCACCCACACGAACAGAGCCAACGACAGCATATCCTTCAATACCAGCCTCAACATCCGCCTCAACAACACAACCAACCACAGCATCTCCTTCAACATCAGCTACATCACCAACAACGATACAGCCAACAACAGCATCATCTTCAACACCAGCCTCAACATTCACCACAACAACACAACCAACATCATCTCCTTCAACAGCAGCTACATCGCCCCACACAGCAGAGCTAACGACAGCATCAACATCAACATCAGCATCAACATCCACCAAACCAATACAGACAACATCATCTTCGACATCCACCACAACAACACAACCATCAACATCTCTTTCAACATCAAACATATCAACCAAATCACAGTCATCAACGAAATCTATTTCAACAGCAACTACTTCCTCAGTATCCACGGACATATCAACATCGCAAGTTCCACAGACAGAAAGAATAACAACAACTTCTCCAACAACCATGTCGACCACGACTGTAAAACAGACAAAATCAACTGTTCCATCTAATGTCATGCCTAGTACATCAACTCCAAATTCCTtatcatcaacaacaacaacgacACCATCAACATCTACAACAGAAATTATCATGAAAGCAACTACTTCACATTCATCAACTCCAAGCACAACACAATTAAAGCCTACCACTACATCACCCCCCAAATTAAAGTCAACAACAGCTGATACATCTACAACCATTGAAAATCAGACAACAACAGAATTCAGAACAGTTCATCCAACAACGAAATCTATATTGAGTACGGATAGTGAAGAAACTATTACAACGTTAGCTTCTTCCACACAATCATCATCTGAAACAACCAGCTCAACCCGTTCCAGTTCAACCTCATTCAGTTCAACTGCATCCAGTTCAACTCCAACAATAGAGGATGAAACATCGTCAACATTTACAAAGACTTCAAACACTATACCTACCACTGAAATAGATGGACATACGACAGAAAACCCATCAACCACACAGAGTATGGCGTCTTCTGCTTCAACAATGGCTATACAAGAAACTACAAGTACTCATTCTCCTGAAACAACAAGTCAATTCGCAGAAACGACGACGACAATCGAATTAACTACACCAATGTCATCAACAAAAATAACACCCTATACCACAGACACAACTCAACCGCCTTCAACAACGATCACAACAACAGCTAAACCTACAGAGACATCGAGTACAACATCTACCATGATCAGCACGATTTCTACAACTACATCGTCACCATCAGCAACAACTGGGACGGTTGAAAACATGTCATCTGAGACATCATCAAGCCCAGATATGACAACAACACAAAGTTCAAGTGAAGGAAAACCTGCCCAAAAGACAGACAACATACCAT TATCAATTGTAATTCCTGTGGCTGTAGGCGGTGTTGTCCTACTCATAATCATTGTTGCAGTCCTCGTGTGTATCAG AAGACAACGAAATAGCGGTGGATACAACACTTCCGCTTGA
- the LOC130052753 gene encoding mucin-2-like isoform X1, which translates to MYFYITCRMLFYVLVFLCFGKGAVANSYCAQVSSTLPVATMCSASSATGSYVVIDVMNSNERMGEDDRSCTCYLTPMTTKVDAYLYVLHQNAIQPGYNGCGSRVDIVVGSNTGSGVLRNTCYLGGSILLKNNTLSNITYVKEFPPYEDRYCVGLQSDDGGVQLQVQCFVPGEEIPFPTQPPTTLKPTTPFPTQPTTASPSTSATSPTRTEPTTAYPSIPASTSASTTQPTTASPSTSATSPTTIQPTTASSSTPASTFTTTTQPTSSPSTAATSPHTAELTTASTSTSASTSTKPIQTTSSSTSTTTTQPSTSLSTSNISTKSQSSTKSISTATTSSVSTDISTSQVPQTERITTTSPTTMSTTTVKQTKSTVPSNVMPSTSTPNSLSSTTTTTPSTSTTEIIMKATTSHSSTPSTTQLKPTTTSPPKLKSTTADTSTTIENQTTTEFRTVHPTTKSILSTDSEETITTLASSTQSSSETTSSTRSSSTSFSSTASSSTPTIEDETSSTFTKTSNTIPTTEIDGHTTENPSTTQSMASSASTMAIQETTSTHSPETTSQFAETTTTIELTTPMSSTKITPYTTDTTQPPSTTITTTAKPTETSSTTSTMISTISTTTSSPSATTGTVENMSSETSSSPDMTTTQSSSEGKPAQKTDNIPLSIVIPVAVGGVVLLIIIVAVLVCIRRGSRGGETLIGMTERQINDKASYDNPTYEDFWYSNSVSEKDADTDSMMQEKDRSESMEDLTPEKESEPVKVDGETWTHL; encoded by the exons ATGTACTTCTATATCACGTGCAGGATGTTATTTTATGTTCTCGTTTTCTTGTGCTTTGGAAAAG GTGCTGTTGCAAACTCGTATTGTGCGCAGGTTTCCTCAACACTTCCGG TTGCCACCATGTGCAGTGCATCTTCTGCCACGGGTAGTTATGTGGTGATCGATGTAATGAACTCTAATGAGAGGATGGGAGAGGACGATCGCTCATGCACGTGTTACCTTACTCCCATGACGACTAAAGTGGACGCCTATTTGTACGTTCTACATCAGAATGCTATACAACCGGGTTACAACGGATGCGGAAGTAGAGTGGACATTGTAGTAGGCAGCAATACCGGTTCTGGGGTGCTCCGGAATACTTGCTATCTGGGCGGATCTATTCTGCTTAAAAATAACACCCTAAGTAACATTACCTACGTAAAGGAATTTCCACCTTATGAGGATAGATACTGCGTTGGTTTGCAATCag ATGACGGTGGTGTGCAGCTTCAGGTACAGTGTTTTGTTCCGGGAGAAGAGATCCCCTTTCCAACACAACCACCAACTACACTGAAACCAACAACACCGTTTCCAACACAACCAACCACAGCATCTCCTTCAACATCAGCTACATCACCCACACGAACAGAGCCAACGACAGCATATCCTTCAATACCAGCCTCAACATCCGCCTCAACAACACAACCAACCACAGCATCTCCTTCAACATCAGCTACATCACCAACAACGATACAGCCAACAACAGCATCATCTTCAACACCAGCCTCAACATTCACCACAACAACACAACCAACATCATCTCCTTCAACAGCAGCTACATCGCCCCACACAGCAGAGCTAACGACAGCATCAACATCAACATCAGCATCAACATCCACCAAACCAATACAGACAACATCATCTTCGACATCCACCACAACAACACAACCATCAACATCTCTTTCAACATCAAACATATCAACCAAATCACAGTCATCAACGAAATCTATTTCAACAGCAACTACTTCCTCAGTATCCACGGACATATCAACATCGCAAGTTCCACAGACAGAAAGAATAACAACAACTTCTCCAACAACCATGTCGACCACGACTGTAAAACAGACAAAATCAACTGTTCCATCTAATGTCATGCCTAGTACATCAACTCCAAATTCCTtatcatcaacaacaacaacgacACCATCAACATCTACAACAGAAATTATCATGAAAGCAACTACTTCACATTCATCAACTCCAAGCACAACACAATTAAAGCCTACCACTACATCACCCCCCAAATTAAAGTCAACAACAGCTGATACATCTACAACCATTGAAAATCAGACAACAACAGAATTCAGAACAGTTCATCCAACAACGAAATCTATATTGAGTACGGATAGTGAAGAAACTATTACAACGTTAGCTTCTTCCACACAATCATCATCTGAAACAACCAGCTCAACCCGTTCCAGTTCAACCTCATTCAGTTCAACTGCATCCAGTTCAACTCCAACAATAGAGGATGAAACATCGTCAACATTTACAAAGACTTCAAACACTATACCTACCACTGAAATAGATGGACATACGACAGAAAACCCATCAACCACACAGAGTATGGCGTCTTCTGCTTCAACAATGGCTATACAAGAAACTACAAGTACTCATTCTCCTGAAACAACAAGTCAATTCGCAGAAACGACGACGACAATCGAATTAACTACACCAATGTCATCAACAAAAATAACACCCTATACCACAGACACAACTCAACCGCCTTCAACAACGATCACAACAACAGCTAAACCTACAGAGACATCGAGTACAACATCTACCATGATCAGCACGATTTCTACAACTACATCGTCACCATCAGCAACAACTGGGACGGTTGAAAACATGTCATCTGAGACATCATCAAGCCCAGATATGACAACAACACAAAGTTCAAGTGAAGGAAAACCTGCCCAAAAGACAGACAACATACCAT TATCAATTGTAATTCCTGTGGCTGTAGGCGGTGTTGTCCTACTCATAATCATTGTTGCAGTCCTCGTGTGTATCAG GCGTGGCAGCAGGGGTGGGGAGACACTTATTGGAATGACCGAGAGACAGATAAATGACAAGGCATCTTACGACAACCCGACGTACGAGGATTTCTGGTACTCCAACAGCGTCAGCGAGAAAGACGCAGACACAGACTCCATGATGCAGGAAAAAGACAGAAGCGAAAGT